A single region of the Desulfovibrio sp. UIB00 genome encodes:
- a CDS encoding tetratricopeptide repeat protein: MLTTAPKEIRENIARAMGYLRRDEVERALVTMSEALRLLAGVKLMRSARAELDIQIGEFLGGIVRHSALQPLLDPGNTGNPRSITLQAGKEATLSTVLDGLAKILQTAAEQAVQQEAEARLERKKQLISSGLDFLREGQVAKGRAFLKRIVEEFGDEEGIRLQMGQIFAAAGLFAEAAAMYEEAMTIQPREASAYTGAVAAWMELREYEKAEAVYQAVLRTFGGHASTFGKMSKLYLAWRKKQAAEDNALRALQTDPEQADALEVMAALGKH; the protein is encoded by the coding sequence ATGCTGACTACTGCTCCAAAAGAAATCAGGGAAAATATCGCCCGTGCAATGGGCTATCTGCGGCGAGACGAAGTTGAGCGCGCCCTTGTGACCATGAGTGAGGCGCTGCGGCTTCTGGCCGGGGTAAAGCTGATGCGTTCAGCAAGGGCGGAACTGGATATTCAGATCGGGGAATTTTTGGGGGGCATTGTGCGCCATAGCGCCCTGCAACCGCTGCTTGATCCCGGCAATACGGGCAATCCGCGCAGCATCACCCTGCAAGCGGGCAAGGAAGCAACGCTTTCCACCGTACTGGATGGGCTGGCAAAGATTCTGCAAACTGCGGCAGAGCAGGCTGTGCAGCAGGAGGCAGAGGCCCGGCTGGAGCGGAAAAAGCAGCTTATCAGCAGCGGGCTGGATTTTTTGCGCGAAGGGCAGGTAGCCAAGGGGCGCGCTTTTTTGAAGCGCATAGTGGAAGAGTTTGGCGATGAGGAAGGCATCCGCCTGCAAATGGGCCAGATTTTTGCCGCTGCCGGGCTGTTTGCCGAAGCCGCCGCCATGTATGAGGAAGCCATGACCATCCAGCCGCGCGAGGCCTCGGCCTACACCGGAGCTGTGGCGGCGTGGATGGAACTGCGGGAATACGAAAAGGCCGAGGCGGTGTATCAGGCGGTGCTGCGTACGTTTGGCGGACATGCCTCCACCTTTGGCAAAATGTCGAAGCTGTATCTTGCCTGGCGTAAAAAACAGGCTGCGGAAGATAACGCCCTGCGCGCCTTGCAGACAGACCCCGAGCAGGCTGATGCTCTGGAGGTCATGGCGGCGCTGGGCAAGCACTAG
- a CDS encoding glutamate-5-semialdehyde dehydrogenase, which produces MTPAEEMSRLGARAKEAARAIAKAHPDAKTQALLGLAQLLQEREAEILAANAEDLAAARAAGQDAPRLDRLTLTPAIMDEMRAACRHVANLPDPVGATERQWQRPNGLLVGRMRVPLGVIAMIYEARPNVTIDAAILCIKAGNAVILRGGSEALRSNIALAKALCDALAQAGLPADAAQLVSIPGHEAVNALCKLDSYIDVIIPRGGEGLVRAVTEAATMPVLKHFKGVCHAYIDVDADLDAAAEIVFNGKVQRPGVCNALECLLVHCDVVKDFLPKVAAKLGAAGVEFRACPQSLPLLGATAVAQQPDDLGQEFHALVLAVCVVESMDAALDHIARYGSNHTEIICTNNHEHAMRFLREADASMVAVNASSRFNDGGQLGLGAEIGISTSKLHAYGPMGVDELTTTKFVVLGQGQVRG; this is translated from the coding sequence ATGACGCCTGCAGAAGAAATGTCGCGCCTTGGCGCGCGGGCAAAGGAAGCGGCCAGGGCCATAGCCAAGGCCCACCCCGATGCCAAAACGCAAGCCCTGCTGGGGCTGGCGCAACTGCTGCAGGAGCGGGAGGCCGAAATTCTGGCCGCCAATGCGGAAGACCTTGCTGCGGCCCGTGCCGCCGGGCAGGATGCCCCCCGCCTTGACCGCTTGACGCTTACCCCTGCCATCATGGATGAAATGCGCGCAGCCTGCCGCCACGTGGCCAATCTGCCTGACCCTGTGGGCGCTACGGAGCGCCAGTGGCAGCGGCCCAATGGTCTGCTTGTGGGCCGTATGCGCGTGCCGTTGGGCGTGATCGCCATGATCTACGAGGCGCGCCCCAATGTGACCATCGACGCCGCCATTTTGTGCATCAAGGCGGGCAATGCGGTTATTCTGCGCGGCGGCAGCGAGGCCTTGCGCTCCAACATCGCGCTTGCCAAGGCCCTGTGTGATGCGCTGGCCCAGGCGGGATTGCCCGCCGATGCGGCCCAGCTTGTGTCCATACCCGGACACGAAGCCGTCAACGCTCTGTGCAAGCTCGACAGCTATATTGATGTAATTATCCCGCGCGGCGGCGAGGGCCTTGTGCGCGCCGTGACCGAAGCTGCCACCATGCCCGTGCTCAAGCACTTCAAGGGCGTGTGCCACGCGTATATTGATGTGGATGCCGATCTGGATGCAGCCGCAGAGATTGTTTTTAACGGCAAGGTGCAGCGCCCCGGTGTGTGCAACGCGCTGGAATGCCTGCTGGTGCACTGCGACGTGGTCAAGGATTTTCTGCCCAAGGTGGCGGCAAAGCTTGGCGCTGCCGGGGTGGAATTTCGCGCCTGCCCGCAATCGCTGCCCCTGCTTGGCGCGACTGCCGTTGCCCAGCAGCCCGATGATCTCGGGCAGGAATTCCATGCCTTGGTGCTTGCTGTTTGCGTGGTGGAAAGTATGGATGCCGCGCTGGATCACATTGCCCGCTACGGCTCAAATCATACAGAAATCATCTGCACCAACAACCATGAGCATGCCATGCGCTTTTTGCGCGAGGCGGATGCTTCCATGGTGGCAGTCAACGCTTCCAGCCGTTTCAACGATGGCGGGCAGCTTGGCCTGGGCGCGGAGATCGGCATTTCTACCTCAAAGCTGCATGCCTACGGCCCCATGGGCGTGGACGAACTGACCACCACCAAGTTTGTGGTGCTTGGCCAGGGGCAGGTGCGCGGATAA
- a CDS encoding type II toxin-antitoxin system HipA family toxin, translating to MNLDVHLHAYGVRRHVGKLAAHSNAILFQYAPEFLDSGINISPFRLPLSPEVKEDPKRTFDGLFGVFNDSLPDGWGLLLLDRALRKKGSSLHACLPLQRLAMVGAHGMGALEYTPAAEQTEEAVSVAELDALAEESLRVLRDAPVDAGQLDKLIQLNGSSAGARPKVLVNVADDYRIVPQGAGKPQGTPWIIKFRSAHEPPNTGLTEYAYSLAARDAGLDMPETHLFPSATSPGYFGVQRFDRVHGQKVHVHTACGLLHASHREPSLTYESLLRLTLLLTKDIREVLKMVRLMVFNVRSGNRDDHSKNFSFLLNKENQWRMAPVYDLTPSEGINGEQTCMVNNKGKDITEKDFLAAAATVDVDARTVREIIEQVDAALAGVKM from the coding sequence ATGAATCTTGACGTGCATCTGCATGCATACGGCGTACGCCGCCATGTGGGAAAGCTCGCCGCGCACAGCAACGCCATTCTGTTTCAGTACGCGCCAGAATTTCTTGATTCGGGCATCAACATTTCGCCGTTCAGGCTTCCGCTCAGCCCAGAGGTCAAGGAAGACCCCAAGCGCACCTTTGACGGCCTGTTCGGCGTGTTCAACGACAGCCTGCCCGATGGCTGGGGGCTGCTTTTGCTGGACAGGGCATTGCGAAAAAAAGGTTCATCGCTCCATGCCTGCCTGCCCTTGCAGCGCCTTGCCATGGTGGGTGCCCACGGCATGGGCGCGCTGGAGTACACCCCGGCGGCGGAACAGACAGAGGAAGCCGTTTCTGTGGCGGAACTGGATGCTCTGGCAGAGGAATCGCTGCGGGTTCTGCGCGATGCGCCGGTGGATGCGGGGCAACTGGACAAGCTTATTCAGCTCAACGGCTCATCCGCAGGGGCCAGACCCAAAGTTCTGGTGAACGTTGCCGATGATTACCGCATTGTGCCGCAGGGGGCGGGCAAACCCCAAGGAACCCCCTGGATCATCAAATTTCGCTCCGCGCACGAACCGCCAAACACCGGGCTGACGGAATACGCATATTCCCTGGCGGCCAGAGATGCCGGGCTGGATATGCCGGAAACGCACCTGTTTCCGTCGGCAACCTCGCCGGGATATTTCGGCGTCCAACGCTTTGACAGGGTGCATGGCCAAAAGGTGCATGTGCACACCGCCTGCGGCCTGCTGCACGCATCGCACCGCGAACCCTCGCTCACCTATGAAAGCCTGCTGCGCCTGACGCTGCTGCTCACCAAAGACATACGCGAAGTGCTCAAAATGGTGCGTCTCATGGTGTTCAACGTGCGCTCCGGCAACAGGGACGACCATTCCAAGAACTTTTCCTTCCTGCTGAACAAGGAAAACCAGTGGCGCATGGCCCCAGTTTATGACCTTACGCCGTCAGAGGGCATTAACGGGGAACAGACCTGCATGGTCAACAACAAGGGCAAGGATATAACCGAAAAGGATTTTCTGGCGGCCGCCGCAACTGTGGATGTAGACGCTCGGACAGTGCGCGAAATTATAGAGCAGGTGGACGCGGCTTTGGCCGGGGTGAAGATGTAA
- a CDS encoding indolepyruvate oxidoreductase subunit beta, with protein sequence MKTQEMQKRMRIFFTGVGGQGTLTATTLLARTALEAGLDVVAGEVHGMAQRGGVVESVMLLGGWRSPKLDYGEADVLLGFEPLETLRALPYLQPGGAIFSSSDALPPLSVSLGKAVYPDMPHIMEKARQVAGQCHFVPCRELGMQAGSVQSGNTVLLSVVCSSGVLPFGVDALEAAIKKFLPAKLQESNLKALELGKAYVNK encoded by the coding sequence ATGAAGACACAAGAAATGCAAAAGCGGATGCGTATATTCTTTACCGGCGTGGGCGGTCAGGGAACCCTGACGGCCACAACCCTGCTGGCCCGCACGGCGCTGGAAGCCGGACTGGATGTGGTGGCTGGCGAAGTACACGGCATGGCCCAGCGCGGCGGCGTGGTGGAATCTGTCATGCTGCTCGGCGGCTGGCGTTCCCCCAAGCTGGACTACGGCGAAGCCGATGTGCTGCTTGGCTTTGAGCCGCTGGAAACCCTGCGCGCCCTGCCCTATTTGCAACCCGGCGGCGCGATCTTTTCCAGCAGCGATGCCCTGCCGCCCCTCAGCGTTTCACTGGGCAAGGCAGTGTACCCCGACATGCCGCACATTATGGAAAAGGCCCGTCAGGTCGCCGGACAGTGCCACTTTGTGCCCTGCCGCGAACTTGGCATGCAGGCCGGTTCCGTACAGAGCGGCAACACTGTGCTGCTGAGCGTGGTCTGTTCTTCTGGCGTGCTGCCCTTTGGCGTGGACGCGCTGGAAGCCGCCATCAAAAAATTCCTGCCCGCGAAATTGCAGGAATCCAACCTCAAGGCGCTGGAACTGGGCAAAGCCTACGTGAATAAATAG
- a CDS encoding helix-turn-helix transcriptional regulator codes for MLDDILKTPQEIRLGIAAKAQAKRLALNMSQKDLAARSGVSLGSVKRFETTGEISLASLLAIALILNDLEAFSGLFNPPRTENLFKPQSPAPRKRAGRKRHES; via the coding sequence ATGTTAGATGATATTCTAAAAACTCCGCAGGAAATCCGGCTCGGCATCGCCGCCAAGGCGCAGGCCAAACGTCTTGCGCTCAATATGAGCCAGAAAGATTTGGCAGCCCGTAGCGGCGTTTCCCTTGGCTCTGTGAAGCGCTTTGAAACAACAGGGGAAATCTCGCTCGCGTCCCTACTGGCTATCGCCCTGATTCTTAACGATCTTGAAGCCTTTTCCGGCTTGTTCAACCCGCCGCGCACAGAAAACCTGTTCAAGCCGCAATCCCCAGCACCCCGCAAGCGGGCAGGGAGAAAACGCCATGAATCTTGA
- a CDS encoding tetratricopeptide repeat protein yields MNPQKNQGAEDSPLLRDLQAEVSSESAPMLQFMLRHAGTIASIVVLFVLVLAGTGIWRWYSTSKNDEARQSLARIVLQTSGPAQVKELAALAEKAPADVKFSAYLALGQSAMSNGDNATAADAFAKAAKESEGPLALIAGMNEAGAMLKAGKYADALALLQKLQAALPGEVTAPQLKQMMAEAAVAAGQTEQAARIYLSLSREAQGLNSEYFRARATTLAPKIVEEEAAQTATPAAPDGAGEKSSGKAQ; encoded by the coding sequence ATGAATCCGCAAAAGAATCAAGGCGCAGAGGATTCCCCCCTGTTGCGCGACCTTCAGGCAGAAGTCAGCTCCGAAAGCGCCCCCATGCTCCAGTTCATGCTGCGCCACGCTGGCACCATAGCCAGCATTGTGGTGCTGTTTGTGCTGGTTCTGGCGGGCACCGGCATCTGGCGCTGGTACAGCACATCTAAAAATGATGAGGCGCGGCAGTCGCTTGCGCGCATTGTGCTGCAAACCAGCGGCCCCGCGCAGGTCAAGGAACTTGCCGCCCTGGCGGAAAAAGCTCCTGCTGACGTGAAGTTTTCCGCCTATCTGGCTCTGGGCCAGAGCGCCATGAGCAACGGCGACAACGCCACTGCCGCAGATGCATTTGCCAAGGCCGCCAAGGAAAGCGAAGGCCCCCTTGCGCTGATTGCCGGCATGAACGAGGCCGGCGCCATGCTCAAGGCCGGAAAATACGCCGATGCCCTTGCCCTGCTGCAAAAGCTGCAAGCAGCGCTGCCGGGTGAAGTTACAGCTCCCCAGCTCAAGCAGATGATGGCCGAAGCCGCCGTAGCCGCCGGGCAGACAGAACAGGCCGCACGCATATACCTTTCCCTCTCGCGCGAGGCGCAGGGCCTCAACAGCGAATATTTCCGCGCCCGCGCAACCACGCTGGCCCCCAAGATTGTTGAAGAAGAAGCTGCCCAGACTGCGACCCCGGCAGCGCCAGACGGCGCTGGGGAAAAATCTTCCGGCAAAGCCCAGTAA
- the iorA gene encoding indolepyruvate ferredoxin oxidoreductase subunit alpha, with amino-acid sequence MSNHPLLQGARGERHLLLGNEAIVRGALEAGVHMVSCYPGTPSSEVPDTFHRLGGEGRYRLEYSVNEKVAMEVAAGAALGGAMSLVTMKHVGVNVAADPLFTSVYTGLPGGMVLLTADDPGCHSSQNEQDNRTYARFALLPCFEPASAQEAKDMTREAFRLARELQQPVMLRTTTRVSHMRGAVDFDDLPATQPKVEFKRDPSRFVPVPAVARKRHLVLDGIIEKARQFAESSRFNTVHEPQTPTRLGIITSGVARNYLADALSAGGWEDRVRVLELGMTWPLPTAMITEFLRGCDRVLVLEEGVDLLEQDIRALVQKQDIHVRIEGKDSGLTGQGEYSTTLVMRRLSSWLDTPCPAKPVRSVDMELPGRPPNLCAGCSHRAVYYAARQVFGDDAFYSSDIGCYTLGLLPPLRAADFLVCMGSSISAGSGFARASEKPVVAFIGDSTFFHSGMTGLANAVFNQHDVILVILDNGTTAMTGHQPNPGMLQDMLGSMSQHMDIEAIVRAMGVTQCAKVRSFNVKAVTKALEEMKAQSGVRVLITEEPCVLYARRQLKKAQPQVAEVAQQGPEAMRCLEQLACPAFYREGDNLAVDATLCTGCMVCLQVAPTAFKARKR; translated from the coding sequence ATGAGCAATCATCCGCTGTTGCAGGGCGCTCGCGGCGAGCGGCACCTGCTGTTGGGAAACGAAGCCATTGTGCGCGGCGCGCTTGAAGCGGGTGTGCATATGGTCAGTTGTTACCCTGGCACTCCGTCTTCGGAAGTGCCGGACACGTTCCACCGGCTTGGCGGCGAGGGCCGCTATCGGCTGGAATATTCCGTCAACGAGAAGGTGGCTATGGAAGTGGCCGCCGGTGCCGCCCTTGGCGGTGCCATGAGCCTCGTGACCATGAAGCATGTGGGCGTCAACGTGGCTGCCGACCCGCTGTTCACCTCCGTTTACACTGGCCTGCCCGGCGGCATGGTCTTGCTGACGGCAGACGACCCCGGTTGCCACTCGAGCCAGAACGAACAGGACAACCGCACCTATGCGCGCTTTGCCCTGCTTCCCTGTTTTGAGCCTGCCTCAGCGCAGGAAGCCAAGGACATGACCCGCGAGGCCTTTCGTCTTGCCCGCGAGCTGCAACAGCCCGTGATGCTGCGCACCACCACCCGCGTCAGCCACATGCGCGGCGCTGTGGATTTTGACGATCTGCCCGCCACCCAGCCCAAGGTTGAGTTCAAGCGCGACCCGAGCCGTTTTGTGCCGGTTCCCGCTGTGGCCCGCAAGCGCCATCTGGTGCTGGACGGCATCATTGAAAAAGCCCGTCAGTTTGCGGAATCCAGCCGCTTCAATACAGTGCATGAACCCCAGACACCCACGCGCCTCGGCATCATCACCAGCGGCGTGGCCCGCAACTACCTGGCCGACGCCCTTTCGGCTGGCGGATGGGAAGACCGTGTGCGAGTGCTTGAGCTTGGCATGACCTGGCCCCTGCCCACCGCCATGATCACCGAATTTTTACGCGGCTGCGACCGTGTGCTGGTGCTTGAAGAAGGCGTTGACCTGCTGGAGCAGGACATCCGCGCCCTGGTGCAAAAGCAGGACATCCACGTGCGCATTGAAGGCAAGGATTCCGGCCTTACCGGCCAGGGTGAATACTCCACCACCCTTGTCATGCGCCGCCTTTCCTCCTGGCTCGACACGCCCTGCCCGGCCAAACCCGTGCGCAGCGTGGACATGGAGCTGCCGGGCCGCCCGCCGAACCTCTGCGCCGGTTGTTCGCACCGCGCCGTCTACTATGCCGCGCGGCAGGTTTTTGGCGACGATGCCTTCTATTCCAGCGACATCGGCTGTTACACTCTGGGTCTGTTGCCGCCTCTGCGCGCTGCGGATTTTCTGGTGTGCATGGGGTCTTCCATATCCGCAGGCAGCGGCTTTGCCCGCGCATCGGAAAAACCCGTTGTGGCCTTTATCGGCGACTCCACGTTCTTCCACTCCGGCATGACAGGCCTTGCCAACGCGGTTTTCAACCAGCATGACGTCATTCTGGTCATTCTGGACAACGGCACCACGGCCATGACCGGGCATCAGCCCAACCCCGGCATGCTGCAGGACATGCTTGGCTCCATGAGCCAGCACATGGATATCGAAGCCATTGTGCGCGCCATGGGCGTTACCCAGTGCGCCAAGGTGCGCTCCTTCAACGTGAAGGCCGTCACCAAGGCGCTGGAAGAAATGAAGGCCCAGAGCGGCGTGCGAGTGTTGATTACCGAAGAGCCCTGCGTGCTGTATGCCCGCCGTCAGCTCAAAAAGGCCCAGCCCCAGGTGGCCGAAGTGGCCCAGCAGGGACCGGAAGCCATGCGCTGCCTTGAGCAGCTGGCCTGCCCCGCCTTTTACCGCGAGGGCGACAATCTTGCTGTGGACGCCACGCTCTGCACGGGCTGCATGGTCTGTTTGCAGGTTGCGCCCACGGCCTTCAAGGCGCGGAAGCGGTAG
- the nadD gene encoding nicotinate (nicotinamide) nucleotide adenylyltransferase — protein MTEAASPPPGRAILGGSFNPPHVGHLRLAIEAREALGDLVQGVDMVPCAVPPHKAQRGMLPFDLRADMVEACAQGLPWLRCNRMEAQRQGPSYTWDTLCAYREAEPDTDLYFILGSPDFALLSTWHKGLDLPRLCHFVVVPRKGHTSADFITAAKALWPDAAEFAPLLPACPCMVLPGGGLAHFLSVPWLAVSASRVRQLWLTGRNVDFLVPDAALQILRSNVQTVRHHWLEDGSAC, from the coding sequence ATGACGGAAGCGGCGTCTCCCCCGCCGGGCAGAGCCATTCTTGGCGGCAGTTTTAACCCGCCCCATGTGGGACACCTGCGGCTGGCCATAGAGGCCCGCGAGGCCTTGGGCGATCTTGTGCAGGGCGTGGATATGGTGCCTTGCGCCGTACCGCCGCACAAGGCGCAGCGCGGCATGTTGCCTTTTGATCTGCGCGCCGACATGGTAGAAGCCTGCGCTCAGGGCTTGCCCTGGCTGCGCTGCAACCGGATGGAGGCTCAGCGCCAGGGGCCGTCGTATACGTGGGATACGCTTTGCGCCTATCGTGAGGCAGAGCCGGATACGGATCTGTATTTTATTCTGGGCAGCCCGGATTTCGCCTTGCTCTCCACATGGCATAAGGGGCTGGATCTGCCCCGGCTGTGTCATTTTGTGGTTGTGCCCCGCAAGGGACATACCTCTGCCGATTTTATCACCGCCGCCAAAGCCTTGTGGCCCGATGCCGCAGAGTTCGCTCCATTGCTGCCTGCCTGCCCGTGCATGGTCTTGCCGGGGGGGGGGCTGGCGCATTTTCTTTCTGTGCCGTGGCTGGCTGTGAGCGCATCTCGGGTGCGTCAACTTTGGCTGACAGGCCGGAACGTGGATTTCCTTGTGCCGGATGCGGCCTTGCAGATTTTGCGAAGCAACGTTCAAACAGTGCGGCATCACTGGCTAGAGGACGGCTCGGCATGCTGA